One window of the bacterium genome contains the following:
- the rplL gene encoding 50S ribosomal protein L7/L12 — protein sequence MADIKKEDVVQFIENMTVLEMADFVKELEEKFGVSAAAPVAMVAGPAAAAGVAEEEKTEFDVVLSDIGSEKIKVIKVVRALTGLGLKEAKDLVDSAPGNVKEGISRDEAEDAKKQLEEVGAKIEIK from the coding sequence ATGGCAGATATCAAGAAGGAAGATGTAGTACAGTTTATTGAGAACATGACCGTTCTCGAGATGGCTGATTTTGTCAAAGAGCTTGAAGAGAAGTTCGGTGTATCGGCAGCCGCTCCGGTGGCCATGGTCGCTGGTCCAGCTGCTGCTGCCGGCGTTGCGGAGGAGGAGAAGACTGAGTTTGATGTGGTTCTCTCCGATATCGGTTCCGAGAAAATCAAGGTTATCAAGGTTGTACGCGCTCTTACCGGTCTTGGCCTCAAGGAGGCTAAGGACCTGGTTGACAGTGCGCCCGGCAATGTCAAGGAAGGCATTTCCAGGGACGAGGCCGAAGATGCCAAAAAACAGCTTGAAGAGGTTGGCGCCAAGATTGAGATCAAGTAA
- the rplJ gene encoding 50S ribosomal protein L10: MGRADRDKQVQELHELFSAFEMAVLADYRGLTVEELSNLRTKLRDVEARFRVVKNTLSIRAADGTPLEAVKEYFTGPVAILYTAGDPVGPAKALMDFIKSNDKLEVKVGVLSGEAISAAEIKLLAAMPSKDVMIAMALASMSAPATNFVRTLSEIPSSFVRVLGSIQRQKEAA, from the coding sequence TTGGGACGAGCTGATAGAGATAAACAGGTCCAGGAGCTTCACGAACTGTTCTCCGCGTTCGAAATGGCTGTGCTCGCAGACTATCGCGGGCTTACTGTGGAAGAACTATCCAATCTGAGAACGAAGCTCCGTGATGTTGAGGCTCGCTTTAGGGTGGTCAAGAACACATTGTCCATCCGTGCGGCCGATGGGACCCCTCTCGAAGCCGTGAAGGAATATTTCACGGGTCCTGTTGCGATCCTTTATACAGCAGGAGATCCGGTCGGGCCTGCCAAGGCTCTGATGGATTTCATCAAGAGCAACGACAAGCTTGAGGTCAAGGTAGGCGTTTTGTCCGGCGAGGCAATAAGTGCAGCAGAGATCAAACTGCTGGCGGCTATGCCGAGCAAGGATGTCATGATCGCCATGGCTCTGGCCTCCATGAGTGCCCCGGCAACCAACTTTGTCCGGACGTTGTCCGAAATACCTTCCAGTTTCGTCAGAGTTCTAGGTTCCATACAACGCCAGAAGGAAGCCGCCTAG
- the rplA gene encoding 50S ribosomal protein L1 codes for MMKAGKRYSAAAEKVDPLKAYDFETAIGILKEASTAKFDETVECAVRLGVDPRKSDQMVRGATLLPNGLGKVERVIAFAKGEKDKEARDAGADHVGGDELAEKIQGGWLEFDRVVATPDMMGTVGKLGKILGPRGMMPNPKLGTVTFELTKAIEEIKAGKAVFKTEKNGIVHSAIGKASFTTEQLSENLTAFLDSLLKLKPTASKGRYFRSITLSSTMGPGVKVDPVWAVNALR; via the coding sequence ATTATGAAAGCAGGTAAGAGATACTCGGCAGCAGCCGAGAAGGTGGATCCCTTAAAGGCCTACGATTTTGAGACGGCCATTGGGATTCTCAAGGAAGCATCTACCGCCAAGTTCGACGAGACGGTTGAGTGTGCTGTCCGATTGGGTGTTGATCCCCGCAAGAGCGACCAGATGGTTCGAGGAGCCACCCTTCTTCCTAACGGTCTCGGTAAGGTCGAGAGAGTCATCGCCTTCGCCAAGGGCGAAAAGGATAAGGAAGCCAGGGACGCCGGGGCCGACCACGTCGGTGGCGACGAACTGGCCGAAAAGATCCAGGGCGGATGGCTCGAGTTCGACAGGGTCGTGGCAACACCGGACATGATGGGGACCGTTGGGAAGCTGGGCAAGATTCTCGGACCCCGTGGAATGATGCCGAACCCCAAACTGGGAACCGTGACCTTTGAGCTGACCAAGGCCATCGAAGAGATCAAGGCAGGAAAAGCGGTGTTCAAGACCGAGAAGAACGGCATTGTCCATTCCGCCATCGGGAAGGCCAGCTTTACTACTGAGCAGCTTTCAGAGAACCTGACTGCTTTTCTGGACTCACTGCTCAAACTTAAACCGACTGCCAGCAAGGGACGCTATTTCAGGTCCATTACGCTCTCGTCCACTATGGGGCCGGGAGTTAAAGTCGATCCTGTTTGGGCCGTTAATGCCCTTAGATAG
- the rplK gene encoding 50S ribosomal protein L11, with the protein MAKKVIGLIKLQIPAGQANPSPPVGPALGQHGVNIMEFCKAFNAQTQDQSGMIIPVVITVYADRSFSFITKTPPAAVLLRMAAGIEKGSGEPNKLKVGKVTKAQVEEIARTKMPDLNAYSIEEAMKMVTGTARSMGIVVES; encoded by the coding sequence ATGGCAAAGAAGGTTATAGGTCTTATAAAGCTTCAAATTCCGGCCGGGCAGGCCAACCCGTCACCTCCTGTTGGGCCTGCTCTGGGTCAGCATGGTGTCAACATAATGGAGTTCTGCAAGGCGTTCAATGCCCAGACTCAGGATCAGAGCGGAATGATCATCCCTGTGGTTATAACGGTTTACGCCGATCGTTCCTTCAGTTTTATAACCAAGACGCCTCCCGCGGCCGTCCTGCTTAGAATGGCGGCGGGGATCGAAAAAGGCTCTGGAGAGCCTAATAAACTCAAGGTGGGAAAGGTCACAAAAGCCCAGGTCGAGGAGATCGCCCGTACCAAGATGCCGGACCTTAATGCTTACAGCATCGAGGAGGCCATGAAAATGGTCACAGGTACGGCCCGGAGTATGGGTATTGTCGTCGAAAGCTAG
- the nusG gene encoding transcription termination/antitermination protein NusG: protein MTEQNIMNWFVVHTHTGFEARVRDSIFQKFREKGREEEIGDVMIPSEEVVELKKGKKKISSRKFFPGYIMVQMVLNDENWHLVSGLPKVTGFVGGANPAPLSPNEVNKIQQQVVEGAERPTPKVVFSVAESVRVVDGPFTNFNGIVKEVNEEKGKLKVLVTIFGRATSVELEFLQVEKN from the coding sequence ATGACTGAGCAAAACATTATGAACTGGTTTGTCGTTCACACCCATACAGGCTTTGAAGCCCGGGTGCGGGATTCTATCTTCCAGAAGTTCCGGGAAAAAGGGCGGGAGGAAGAGATTGGTGATGTCATGATCCCTTCCGAGGAGGTCGTAGAACTAAAAAAAGGCAAGAAAAAGATCTCCTCCAGAAAATTTTTCCCGGGCTACATCATGGTGCAGATGGTTCTCAACGATGAGAACTGGCATCTGGTCAGCGGCCTCCCCAAGGTCACGGGATTCGTCGGTGGGGCCAACCCGGCACCGCTGTCGCCCAATGAGGTTAATAAGATCCAACAGCAGGTGGTGGAGGGAGCCGAACGGCCCACACCCAAGGTGGTCTTCTCCGTTGCCGAAAGTGTGAGAGTCGTAGATGGACCTTTCACGAACTTCAACGGTATCGTTAAAGAGGTCAATGAGGAGAAGGGCAAACTCAAGGTACTGGTCACCATTTTCGGTCGAGCCACTTCGGTGGAGCTTGAGTTCCTGCAGGTGGAGAAGAATTAG
- the secE gene encoding preprotein translocase subunit SecE gives MLKRTRIFFTDVRVELKKVSWPSRQDTMSSTGVVLVVVFIISFYLGIIDILLSRMVTSLFG, from the coding sequence ATGCTGAAAAGAACACGCATTTTTTTCACCGATGTCCGAGTTGAGCTGAAAAAAGTTTCGTGGCCCTCACGACAGGACACCATGTCTTCTACGGGTGTTGTGCTGGTTGTCGTTTTCATTATTTCATTCTATCTCGGGATAATTGATATCCTCCTGAGTAGAATGGTCACATCGCTCTTCGGATAG
- the rpmG gene encoding 50S ribosomal protein L33: MRVIITLECTECKQRNYSTTKNKKNTTERLEIKKFCRFCGGHRPHKETK, translated from the coding sequence ATGCGTGTGATTATTACGCTTGAATGCACCGAGTGCAAACAGCGCAACTATTCAACGACCAAAAACAAGAAGAATACCACCGAGAGGTTGGAGATAAAAAAATTCTGCCGTTTCTGTGGTGGCCACAGGCCCCACAAGGAAACGAAGTAG
- the tuf gene encoding elongation factor Tu: MSKAKFERTKPHVNVGTIGHVDHGKTTLTAAITKCLANAGGATFVPFDEIDKAPEERERGITIATAHVEYETANRHYAHVDCPGHADYVKNMITGAAQMDGAILVVSAADGPMPQTREHILLARQVGVPYIVVYMNKTDMVDDPELLELVELEVRELLSMYEFPGDDIPIIMGSALKALEHGCGDAACADCGSIYALMDAVDSYIPEPERVIDKPFLMPVEDVFSISGRGTVATGRVDRGIIKVGSDVEIVGIRDTQKTVVTGVEMFRKLLDQGQAGDNVGLLLRGIKRDEIERGQVVCIPGSIKPHTKFKGEVYILAKEEGGRHTPFFDGYRPQFYFRTTDVTGIATLPSDVKMVMPGDNVSIEVELITPIAMEKELRFAIREGGRTVGAGVVSEIIE; encoded by the coding sequence ATGTCCAAGGCGAAGTTTGAGAGGACGAAGCCGCACGTAAACGTGGGCACGATCGGTCACGTTGATCACGGCAAAACGACGCTTACAGCAGCAATTACGAAGTGTCTGGCAAACGCTGGTGGAGCGACATTCGTTCCGTTTGACGAGATCGACAAGGCGCCCGAGGAGCGTGAGCGAGGCATTACGATCGCGACGGCCCACGTGGAGTACGAGACGGCAAACCGTCACTACGCCCATGTTGACTGTCCTGGTCACGCTGACTATGTGAAGAACATGATCACAGGAGCGGCGCAGATGGACGGCGCGATCCTTGTGGTGAGTGCAGCAGACGGTCCGATGCCCCAGACACGTGAGCACATCCTGCTTGCCCGTCAGGTAGGTGTTCCGTACATCGTTGTGTACATGAACAAGACAGACATGGTTGACGATCCTGAGCTTCTGGAGTTGGTTGAGCTTGAGGTTCGCGAGCTGTTGTCGATGTACGAGTTCCCTGGTGACGACATTCCGATCATTATGGGAAGCGCGCTCAAGGCGTTGGAGCACGGCTGTGGTGATGCTGCATGTGCTGATTGCGGTTCGATATATGCGCTTATGGATGCTGTAGACAGCTACATCCCTGAGCCGGAGCGAGTGATCGACAAGCCGTTTTTGATGCCGGTTGAGGACGTATTTTCGATCTCGGGTCGCGGAACGGTGGCGACGGGTCGTGTTGACCGTGGGATCATCAAGGTTGGCAGTGACGTGGAGATCGTTGGTATTCGTGATACGCAGAAGACCGTTGTGACGGGTGTAGAGATGTTCCGCAAGCTTCTTGACCAGGGTCAGGCAGGCGACAACGTAGGTCTTTTGCTTCGTGGCATCAAGCGTGACGAGATCGAGCGTGGTCAGGTGGTGTGTATTCCTGGCAGCATAAAGCCTCACACGAAGTTCAAGGGCGAGGTGTACATTCTGGCGAAGGAGGAAGGCGGTCGTCACACGCCGTTTTTCGACGGATATCGCCCCCAGTTTTATTTCCGTACGACGGACGTGACGGGTATAGCGACCCTACCTTCGGACGTGAAAATGGTGATGCCCGGTGACAATGTATCCATCGAGGTTGAGCTGATCACCCCCATCGCCATGGAGAAGGAACTTCGCTTCGCCATCCGCGAGGGCGGCCGCACCGTGGGCGCCGGGGTTGTCAGCGAGATCATCGAGTAG
- a CDS encoding RNA methyltransferase translates to MNEFNEVQYLSGIQPVLEALRHRRRPLYRLFVSRQKDSEELVRRAEDAGIKVQTATTEKVGQLAGTTKHQGVVLECGALPIFPLEELLKYEPTDGRDLLVLLAGVEDPRNLGAVARTCSFLGVRALVLPSRGTAPLSTTASRSSAGALESLPVAVVKSAPVGCDLLSEAGYEVVGVELRGEALSAISDVFGKIALVLGSEDRALPPRVRAACSKIVTIEGEGPTGSLNLSVAAGIAIYHVIRHWKRY, encoded by the coding sequence ATGAATGAATTCAATGAAGTCCAGTATCTCTCCGGCATCCAGCCCGTACTGGAGGCTTTGCGGCACCGCCGCCGCCCCCTCTACCGCCTCTTCGTCTCCAGACAGAAAGATTCTGAGGAACTGGTCCGGCGAGCGGAAGATGCCGGTATTAAGGTCCAGACAGCAACTACAGAGAAGGTCGGACAACTGGCGGGGACCACAAAGCACCAGGGTGTCGTCCTGGAGTGCGGTGCTCTACCCATATTCCCCCTTGAAGAACTTTTGAAATACGAACCGACGGACGGAAGGGATTTGCTCGTTCTCCTCGCAGGAGTGGAGGATCCGAGGAACCTTGGTGCCGTGGCAAGGACCTGTTCCTTTCTGGGTGTAAGAGCACTTGTGCTGCCATCCAGGGGCACGGCTCCCTTAAGCACAACGGCCTCTCGTTCTTCAGCGGGAGCACTGGAAAGCCTGCCTGTAGCAGTTGTGAAATCCGCGCCCGTTGGCTGCGATCTGTTATCCGAGGCTGGATACGAGGTTGTGGGAGTGGAGCTGCGAGGTGAAGCGCTCTCGGCGATCAGTGATGTTTTTGGAAAAATCGCCCTGGTTCTGGGAAGCGAGGACAGGGCCCTCCCGCCAAGGGTCCGGGCGGCCTGCTCGAAGATCGTCACTATCGAAGGAGAGGGTCCAACGGGATCTCTGAACCTGTCGGTGGCAGCGGGGATAGCGATTTACCACGTGATCAGGCATTGGAAAAGATACTGA
- the cysS gene encoding cysteine--tRNA ligase, producing MTLRVYNTLSGKKEEFKPISPPKVGMYACGVTVYDYCHIGHARASVAFDVIARYLRFAGYDVTYVRNYTDIDDKIINRSNEQGVHWKELAETFIKAHDTDMGALGVQRADVEPRATDYMAQIIAIVKVLVDKGFAYEVEGDVYFEVEKFHGYGKLSKRNLDDLQAGARIDVDERKVNPLDFALWKSSKPGEPEWDSPWGKGRPGWHIECSAMSAEILGQPLDIHGGGKDLIFPHHENEIAQSEAAGGREFVRYWMHNGFVNIDSEKMSKSLGNFFTIREVLEKFDPDVVRFFLLSTHYRSPLDFSDDALDKARIGLNKFANLFVRMARIGQENRETNDDEKEVLDSFANDIEPSFVKSMNDDFNTAGAIGHLFKAIPLVNAMLNKADEESQVGVSKEAFETIDAFFRKVGSILGLFEDGIDWGHKFLGIQDVTVQLGVPHAKGTVLSVETSFSGTASMKTEGYVIPREVNELIAEREKAREEKNYALSDELRDKIAELGFTVQDTPQGAIAVLIKK from the coding sequence ATGACCCTGCGCGTTTACAATACCCTTTCCGGTAAAAAGGAAGAGTTCAAACCAATCAGCCCACCCAAGGTGGGCATGTACGCTTGCGGCGTCACCGTCTACGACTACTGCCATATAGGGCATGCGCGGGCGTCTGTGGCCTTCGACGTCATTGCACGTTACTTGCGGTTTGCAGGCTACGATGTCACTTACGTGCGCAACTACACCGACATTGACGACAAGATCATCAACCGCAGCAACGAACAGGGCGTTCACTGGAAGGAACTGGCCGAGACCTTCATCAAAGCTCACGATACCGACATGGGTGCTCTGGGGGTGCAGAGGGCCGACGTGGAGCCCAGGGCCACTGATTATATGGCCCAGATAATAGCCATCGTGAAGGTTCTTGTGGACAAAGGGTTTGCTTATGAGGTGGAAGGTGATGTCTACTTCGAAGTTGAAAAGTTCCATGGGTATGGAAAACTTTCAAAACGGAATCTGGATGATCTGCAGGCCGGGGCTCGCATCGACGTGGACGAGAGGAAGGTCAACCCCCTGGATTTCGCGCTGTGGAAGAGTTCCAAGCCGGGTGAACCCGAATGGGACAGCCCCTGGGGCAAAGGGCGGCCGGGATGGCACATTGAATGTTCGGCTATGTCTGCGGAGATCCTCGGCCAACCTCTGGACATCCACGGCGGGGGCAAAGACCTCATCTTTCCCCACCATGAAAACGAGATCGCCCAGTCCGAGGCGGCGGGAGGTAGAGAGTTCGTCCGCTATTGGATGCACAACGGCTTCGTAAATATCGACAGCGAGAAGATGTCCAAGTCCCTGGGTAACTTTTTCACCATCCGGGAGGTGCTGGAAAAGTTTGATCCTGATGTTGTACGGTTTTTTCTTCTTTCAACCCATTATCGAAGTCCCTTGGACTTCTCGGATGATGCTCTTGATAAAGCTCGAATAGGATTAAATAAGTTTGCCAACCTGTTTGTGCGAATGGCGCGCATCGGTCAAGAAAACCGCGAAACAAATGACGATGAAAAGGAAGTTCTGGATTCCTTTGCGAATGATATTGAACCCTCATTTGTCAAGTCGATGAATGACGATTTCAACACAGCGGGGGCAATTGGTCATCTGTTTAAAGCGATTCCTCTGGTTAACGCAATGCTGAACAAAGCTGATGAAGAATCGCAAGTGGGCGTATCTAAAGAAGCGTTCGAAACAATTGATGCCTTTTTTAGAAAAGTAGGTTCAATACTGGGATTGTTTGAGGATGGTATTGATTGGGGGCATAAGTTTCTTGGTATTCAAGATGTCACGGTTCAATTAGGTGTGCCACACGCTAAAGGGACAGTTCTTTCAGTAGAAACTTCTTTTTCAGGGACAGCGAGCATGAAGACTGAAGGTTATGTCATCCCAAGAGAAGTTAATGAACTTATTGCAGAACGGGAAAAGGCGCGTGAAGAAAAAAATTATGCACTATCTGATGAATTAAGAGACAAAATTGCTGAATTGGGATTCACAGTACAGGACACTCCGCAAGGTGCGATAGCAGTGCTCATAAAAAAATAG